A window from Zingiber officinale cultivar Zhangliang chromosome 7A, Zo_v1.1, whole genome shotgun sequence encodes these proteins:
- the LOC122002083 gene encoding indole-3-pyruvate monooxygenase YUCCA2-like: MAIAWRAEEETPFRPSCGFSHIVNHGEECSSSHMFKSTRKQEVFYFAGPIIVGAGPSGLAVAACFKSRGIESLILERAPCAASSWRLKTYDRLRLHLPKYLCELPLMPFPAALPLYPTKRQFLAYLDAYAAEFGLSPRFGVAVISAERDDSAGLWRLRSDTGEEFATRWLVVATGENAEPMVPAIPGAADFRGTVLHTSAYRSGEAYRGQRVLVVGCGNSGMEVALDLCEHNAIPSIVVRETVHMLPREMLGRSTFGLSTWLLKWLPVRTVDRFLLTVARLMLGDTASLGLHRPKLGPLELKSLTGKTPVLDVGTLAKIKSGSIKVRPAIKRITDRGAEFVDGRIENFDVAIFATGYKSNVPRWLKESDMFSEMDGLPRKPFPNGWKGPNGLYAVGFTRRGLVGASLDAMRIAQDVELSYKVEK; this comes from the exons ATGGCTATTGCATGGCGCGCGGAGGAGGAGACACCATTCCGACCTTCTTGCGGCTTCTCCCACATCGTCAATCACGGAGAAGAGTGCTCGAGCAGCCATATGTTTAAGTCGACGAGGAAGCAGGAGGTTTTTTATTTCGCCGGTCCCATCATCGTCGGCGCCGGCCCGTCCGGGCTCGCCGTCGCGGCCTGCTTCAAGAGCCGCGGCATCGAGAGCCTCATCCTCGAGCGCGCCCCCTGCGCCGCCTCCTCGTGGCGGCTCAAAACCTACGACCGCCTCCGCCTTCACCTACCCAAGTACCTCTGCGAGCTCCCCCTCATGCCCTTCCCCGCCGCCCTCCCGCTATACCCCACCAAGCGTCAGTTCCTGGCCTACCTCGACGCCTACGCCGCCGAGTTCGGCCTCAGCCCGCGCTTCGGCGTGGCTGTCATCTCAGCCGAGCGCGACGACTCCGCCGGCCTCTGGCGCCTCCGGTCGGACACCGGGGAGGAGTTCGCGACCCGGTGGCTGGTGGTGGCGACGGGGGAGAACGCGGAGCCGATGGTGCCGGCGATCCCGGGGGCGGCCGATTTCCGGGGGACGGTGCTGCACACCAGCGCCTATCGGAGCGGCGAGGCCTACCGGGGGCAGCGCGTCCTCGTCGTCGGCTGTGGCAACTCCGGCATGGAAGTCGCCCTCGATCTATGCGAGCACAATGCGATCCCTTCCATCGTCGTTCGGGAGACC GTTCACATGTTGCCACGTGAGATGCTGGGCCGGTCCACCTTTGGATTGTCGACGTGGCTGTTGAAATGGCTTCCGGTTCGGACGGTGGACCGCTTCCTGCTCACTGTCGCCCGGCTGATGCTCGGCGACACGGCCAGTCTCGGCCTGCACCGGCCCAAGCTCGGGCCGCTAGAGTTGAAATCGCTCACCGGGAAGACCCCCGTCCTCGACGTCGGCACCTTGGCTAAGATCAAATCCGGCTCCATTAAG GTACGGCCAGCGATTAAGCGGATTACCGATCGAGGAGCAGAGTTTGTGGACGGCAGAATTGAAAATTTTGACGTGGCAATCTTCGCAACCGGATACAAGAGTAACGTACCTCGTTGGTtaaag GAGAGTGATATGTTCTCGGAGATGGATGGTTTGCCGAGGAAACCTTTTCCGAATGGATGGAAGGGGCCGAACGGGCTGTATGCCGTTGGATTCACGAGGCGTGGCTTGGTCGGGGCATCGCTCGATGCCATGAGGATCGCTCAAGATGTGGAGTTATCTTACAAGGTCGAGAAGTAG